One part of the Anopheles coustani chromosome 2, idAnoCousDA_361_x.2, whole genome shotgun sequence genome encodes these proteins:
- the LOC131263116 gene encoding ras-related GTP-binding protein C, whose translation MSYQDEEEQVGSFPKDFGYGDFEHETDSNRVSDDKPRILLMGLRRSGKSSIQKVVFHKMSPNETLFLESTNKIVKDDINNNSFVQFQIWDFPGQIDFFDPTFDSDMIFGGCGALVFVIDAQDDYLEALTKLNQTVTKAHKVNPRIKFEVFIHKVDGVSDDFKMESQRDIHSRATDDLIDAGLEGVHLNFHLTSIYDHSIFEAFSKVVQKLIPQLAALENLLNLFIHNSGIEKAFLFDVVSKIYIATDATPVDMQSYELCCDMIDVVIDLSCIYGSRDNPDVPAFDNQSSSIIKMNNSTVLYLREVNKFLALVCIIREESFARQGVIDYNFLCFREAITQVFELRFKHQKLEALEQDSDNASDYRVNAISSINGSGSKNFELHIGSKSSMG comes from the exons ATG AGCTATCAGGACGAGGAGGAGCAAGTGGGATCGTTTCCGAAAGATTTCGGGTACGGCGACTTTGAACACGAGACCGACAGCAATCGTGTGTCGGATGATAAGCCCCGAATTCTGCTGATGGGACTACGCCGTTCTGGAAAAAGCTCCATCCAGAAGGTGGTGTTCCACAAGATGTCACCGAACGAGACGCTGTTTCTGGAATCGACTAACAAAATTGTTAAAGATGACATCAACAACAATAGCTTTGTACAGTTCCAGATCTGGGATTTTCCAGGACAGATTGATTTCTTCGATCCAACATTCGATTCCGACATGATCTTCGGTGGTTGCGGTGCGCTAGTGTTCGTAATTGACGCGCAAGACGACTATTTGGAGGCGTTGACAAAGCTAAATCAGACCGTCACCAAGGCACACAAGGTCAATCCGCGTATCAAGTTCGAAGTGTTTATCCACAAGGTTGACGGGGTTAGCGATGACTTTAAGATGGAATCGCAACGGGACATCCACTCTCGTGCGACCGACGACCTGATCGACGCTGGACTCGAAGGAGTACACTTGAACTTCCACCTCACGTCGATCTACGATCATTCGATCTTCGAGGCGTTTTCGAAAGTGGTCCAAAAGTTGATACCTCAACTGGCAGCGCTCGAGAATTTGCTAAATCTGTTTATTCATAACTCGGGCATTGAAAAGGCGTTCCTGTTCGATGTGGTATCCAAAATTTACATTGCCACCGACGCAACACCAGTGGATATGCAGAGCTACGAGCTATGCTGTGATATGATCGATGTAGTCATTGATCTATCGTGTATCTACGG TTCCAGAGACAATCCCGATGTACCCGCATTCGACAACCAAAGTTCGAGCATCATAAAAATGAACAATAGCACGGTCCTCTACTTGCGTGAAGTAAACAAATTCCTCGCCTTGGTTTGCATCATCCGGGAGGAAAGCTTTGCCCGGCAAGGAGTCATCGATTACAACTTCCTGTGCTTCCGGGAGGCCATTACTCAGGTATTTGAGTTACGCTTCAAACATCAGAAACTGGAAGCGCTTGAACAGGACTCGGACAATGCGAGCGACTACCGAGTAAATGCAATTTCTTCTATCAACGGAAGTGGTTCGAAAAACTTCGAGCTTCATATCGGCAGTAAGTCATCGATGGGTTAG
- the LOC131267484 gene encoding proton-coupled amino acid transporter-like protein pathetic has product MVNEYTGPPPQEMETFLPQDGKNGATVYKFTTVKTDVEANGTAPYDPFKERLKLEHPTTDGETLTHLLKASLGTGILAMPVAFSYAGLAGGIFATVLTAFICTHCAYVLVKCGHTLYRRTHRSAMSFSEIAEVAFENGPAWGRSLGMPTSYCIRFGLFVTYFGTCAVYTVIIATNFKQVIEYYYGEELNLRFMIALLLVPLILLSWVPNLKYLAPVSMVANVFMGVGLGITFYYLVTDMPPVTERPLFQPIMQWPAFFAIVIFAMEAIGVVMPLENQMKTPQNFIGLCGVLNQGMAGVTLIYILLGFLGYVKYGSLAEGSITLNLPVHEIPAQAVKILIALAVYCTFGLQFYVCLDIGWVAIKDKFTKRPRLVEYVMRTILVAAAVLLAVAVPTIGPFIGLIGAFCFSILGLLIPIVIEMVTYWDEGFGPGNWIVWKNVIVAIFGTIALVFGSKNAIEEILTLYA; this is encoded by the exons ATGGTTAAT GAATACACGGGTCCACCCCCACAGGAGATGGAAACCTTTCTCCCTCAGGACGGCAAAAATGGAGCCACTGT GTACAAATTCACAACGGTAAAAACAGATGTTGAAGCCAATGGCACTGCACCGTACGATCCGTTTAAGGAACGGCTAAAACTGGAACATCCCACAAC TGATGGCGAAACGCTAACCCATCTGCTGAAAGCTTCTCTGGGAACCGGCATCCTGGCGATGCCGGTGGCTTTCAGCTACGCGGGTCTGGCTGGCGGTATCTTCGCCACCGTCCTGACCGCCTTCATCTGTACGCACTGCGCGTACGTGCTGGTCAAGTGCGGCCACACGCTGTACCGTCGCACGCATCGGTCTGCGATGAGTTTCTCTGAGATCGCGGAGGTGGCCTTCGAGAATGGACCAGCCTGGGGCCGCTCGCTCGGCATGCCGACATCGTACTGCATCCGCTTTGGTCTGTTCGTGACGTACTTCGGCACGTGCGCCGTGTACACCGTCATCATCGCGACCAACTTCAAGCAAGTGATCGAGTACTACTATGGCGAAGAGCTGAACCTTCGTTTCATGATCGCTTTGCTGCTCGTGCCACTGATTCTGCTCTCCTGGGTGCCCAACCTGAAGTACCTCGCACCGGTCTCGATGGTGGCTAACGTGTTCATGGGCGTTGGGCTCGGTATCACCTTCTACTACCTCGTCACTGACATGCCGCCGGTTACCGAGCGTCCACTGTTCCAGCCGATAATGCAGTGGCCGGCGTTCTTCGCCATCGTCATCTTCGCAATGGAAGCCATCGGTGTGGTGATGCCGCTCGAGAACCAGATGAAGACGCCACAAAACTTTATCGGCCTGTGTGGAGTGCTGAACCAGGGCATGGCGGGTGTTACACTGATCTACATTCTGCTCGGTTTCCTCGGCTACGTCAAGTACGGCAGTTTAGCCGAAGGCAGCATCACGCTCAATCTGCCCGTCCATGAGAT CCCTGCCCAAGCGGTGAAAATTCTCATTGCGCTCGCCGTGTATTGCACCTTTGGACTTCAGTTTTACGTTTGCCTCGACATCGGTTGGGTTGCCATCAAGGACAAATTCACCAAGCGTCCCCGGTTGGTGGAGTACGTCATGCGTACCATTCTTGTCGCTGCCGCTGTACTGCTGGCTGTTGCCGTCCCCACTATCGGCCCATTCATCGGGCTCATCGGTGCCTTCTGTTTCTCTATCCTCGGGCTACTCATCCCGATCGTCATCGAAATGGTCACCTACTGGGATGAAGGCTTCGGACCGGGCAATTGGATCGTGTGGAAGAACGTCATCGTAGCCATCTTTGGCACCATTGCGCTTGTGTTTGGCTCCAAGAACGCCATCGAGGAAATTCTTACCCTGTACGCCTAA
- the LOC131266372 gene encoding phosphatidate phosphatase LPIN3: MNSLVSLFSNVKEFYSEINGATLTGAIDVVVVEQPDGSFVSSPFHVRFGKLGVLRSREKVVDIEVNGEPVELQMKLGESGEAFFVEECAEDDSEVPAHMATSPIPTHSYLTNYEGASAQGADGPIFKPIGAESGAEGQSSVVGPVDAGEGTSMMMIRESDGAAVVGEEEVMPRPRRNSVDLSNENAELERVKYENQRSEYSHRRHTDNVTNRPDLSLTKKEYTMQKLRQEWVAAAEAAEQEQIFHMEGLDDDSGAAGGGGSGVDWKNSTPLPGGDQSLEDKHFKPIDAQPTTTGSAAEVLPVATTSPAVNQQQQQGSVEALGDSKSKKKRRKKSLMKKKNTQRKNSTSSSSGGGSNHSDPNEGTETSDSLTASQLSGGSPKDTGEDNAALLAAKEKESSIKEGSETPEPSSAPGVTAPIPAAMSSSHHAELDVHFFSDTDVGLGTSPQQSRPSTPIQSDTEFEMSQREKPVTEDQKLLYGDAWNWGELPTTQSEAKAGGDPDGGKQAQHNSMLNGLMSLMKYNNKKKRQSVPDGLYLSDLDKVMEPEIAKLYFPPLPIRKQKKDEQQRGGDGGSGEDEDRESGNGTSIPQSPTSMEDGAMLKEGTDSDFDDHHHHQRQTKTSEADLVGQSIDTIAISLCGGLDTPDGPSEEQFDRARLQYSNVLADPSVFGSPDLVVRINGKYYSWAVACPQVMTMLAFQKALPTELLDSKKGGGDGDESKKQQVAPEQQQQQQQQAQQPQPNVGGRWWYWRRSNESKPAPSSSEAPPLTPSTPTAANELGMDGVDGSKASSAVATQTSRSNSPDEDGNAAPGTAGASAAMDASPYKTATKAEDGYNGSLSSEDSELVMEKSHQSMMDNSNDKALALSSEKYRKTLRLSSERIHQLNLQDGINEIEFSVTTAYQGTTRCKCYLFKWKHSDKVVISDIDGTITKSDVLGHILPMVGKSWDQIGVAQLFSKIEENGYKMLYLSARAIGQAKTTRGYLQSIRQGDVKLPDGPLLLNPTSLMSAFHREVIEKKPEQFKIACLNDIRDLFPDRNPFYAGYGNRINDVWAYRAVGIPTSRIFTINPKGELKHELTQTFQSTYANMAYIVDQLYPPIKHIEEEDNEYTSFNYWREPVPEIDFDGCDISGSSSNGSASGLSAASEKLSPSAATIVQQALPTIPEN, encoded by the exons ATGAATAGCTTGGTGAGTTTGTTCAGCAACGTGAAGGAGTTCTACAGCGAGATCAATGGCGCCACACTGACCGGCGCAATCGATGTGGTCGTGGTGGAGCAACCGGACGGATCGTTCGTCAGCTCGCCGTTTCACGTACGCTTCGGCAAGCTGGGCGTGCTGCGCAGTCGCGAGAAGGTGGTCGACATCGAGGTCAATGGCGAACCGGTGGAGTTGCAGATGAAGCTGGGCGAATCCGGTGAAGCGTTCTTCGTGGAAGAGTGTGCCGAAGATGACAGCGAAGTGCCGGCACATATGGCCACCTCGCCGATCCCAACTCACTCGTATCTGACCAACTATGAGGGCGCTAGCGCACAGGGCGCCGATGGGCCAATCTTTAAACCCATCGGAGCAGAAAGCGGTGCCGAGGGACAGTCTTCGGTCGTTGGTCCGGTGGATGCGGGTGAGGGTAcctcgatgatgatgatccggGAGAGCGATGGAGCAGCCGTCGTCGGTGAGGAGGAAGTGATGCCCCGACCGCGTCGCAACTCGGTGGATCTCTCGAATGAGAACGCCGAGCTGGAGAGAGTAAAGTACGAAAACCAAAGATCCGAGTACAGCCACCGGCGGCACACGGACAACGTTACCAACAGGCCGGACCTGTCGCTGACGAAGAAGGAGTACACCATGCAAAAGCTTCGCCAGGAATGGGTCGCAGCGGCGGAGGCAGCCGAGCAGGAGCAGATCTTCCACATGGAGGGTCTGGATGACGACAGTGGCGCTGCTGGAGGCGGAGGTTCAGGAGTGGATTGGAAAAATAGCACGCCCCTACCGGGTGGTGATCAGTCGTTGGaagacaaacattttaaaccgATCGATGCTCAACCGACCACTACCGGATCGGCGGCAGAGGTTCTGCCAGTGGCCACCACCAGCCCAGCAGTaaaccagcaacaacaacagggcAGTGTGGAAGCTTTGGGTGACTCCAAATCGAAGAAGAAACGGAGGAAGAAGTCgctgatgaagaagaaaaatacgcaacGCAAGAACTcgaccagcagcagctccgGTGGCGGATCGAATCATTCCGATCCGAACGAAGGTACGGAAACATCGGACAGTCTCACCGCATCTCAGCTCAGTGGAGGTTCACCGAAAGACACCGGTGAAGATAACGCAGCATTGCTGGCCGCGAAAGAAAAGGAGAGCTCCATCAAGGAAGGTAGCGAAACGCCGGAACCATCCTCAGCGCCTGGCGTCACCGCTCCCATTCCGGCGGCAATGTCCTCCAGCCACCATGCCGAGCTGGACGTGCATTTCTTCAGCGACACGGATGTGGGGCTCGGCACAAGCCCACAGCAGTCGCGCCCATCGACACCGATTCAGAGCGACACGGAGTTCGAGATGTCGCAGCGCGAAAAGCCCGTTACGGAAGATCAGAAGCTGCTTTATGGTGACGCGTGGAATTGGGGTGAGCTGCCGACGACGCAGTCCGAGGCGAAAGCGGGCGGAGATCCGGACGGTGGCAAGCAGGCGCAGCACAACTCCATGCTAAACGGGCTCATGAGTTTGATGaagtacaacaacaaaaagaaacgtcAAAGCGTCCCTGATGGCTTGTATCTGTCCGACCTGGACAAAGTGATGGAGCCGGAGATTGCCAAACTGTACTTCCCTCCGCTACCGATCCGCAAGCAGAAGAAGGACGAGCAGCAGCGTGGGGGCGACGGTGGCAGTGGTGAGGATGAAGATCGCGAGAGTGGCAATGGGACGTCGATCCCGCAGAGCCCCACGTCGATGGAGGATGGTGCGATGCTGAAGGAAGGGACCGATTCGGACTTTGacgaccatcaccaccatcagcggCAGACAAAAACGAGCGAAGCCGATCTAGTTGGCCAGTCGATCGATACGATCGCCATATCGCTCTGTGGAGGACTGGACACTCCCGACGGTCCCTCGGAGGAGCAGTTCGATCGTGCGCGCCTGCAGTACTCGAACGTGCTAGCCGACCCGAGCGTGTTCGGGTCTCCGGATCTGGTGGTGCGCATCAACGGCAAGTACTACAGCTGGGCTGTAGCGTGTCCGCAGGTCATGACAATGCTAGCATTCCAAAAGGCGCTTCCAACCGAGCTGCTGGACAGCAAGAAAGGAGGAGGTGATGGGGACGAGTCCAAAAAGCAACAGGTGGCCCcggaacaacagcagcagcagcaacagcaagcgCAACAACCGCAGCCAAACGTTGGCGGGCGATGGTGGTACTGGCGACGTTCGAACGAATCGAAACCGGCACCATCGAGCAGCGAGGCACCCCCGCTGACACCTTCCACTCCGACGGCGGCCAACGAGCTAGGAATGGATGGTGTGGATGGTTCTAAAGCATCGTCTGCCGTAGCCACGCAGACGTCACGCTCGAACTCGCCGGATGAGGATGGTAATGCCGCACCGGGAACAGCGGGAGCATCCGCCGCGATGGACGCTTCACCGTACAAGACGGCGACGAAGGCGGAAGATGGCTACAATGGATCTCTTTCGTCCGAAGATTCCGAGCTGGTGATGGAAAAGTCGCATCAGTCAATGATGGACAACAGCAACGACAAGGCGCTGGCGCTATCGAGCGAGAAGTACCGAAAAACGCTCCGCCTTTCGTCCGAGCGTATCCATCAGCTGAATCTGCAGGATGGCATCAATGAGATTGAGTTCAGTGTGACCACGGCCTATCAGGGTACAACCCGCTGCAAGTGCTACCTGTTCAAGTGGAAGCACAGTGATAAGGTTGTGATTTCCGACATTGATGGCACGATCACTAA ATCGGACGTCTTGGGCCACATTTTGCCGATGGTTGGCAAGAGTTGGGATCAGATTGGAGTGGCGCAGCTTTTCTCCAAGATCGAGGAGAATGGCTATAAGATGCTGTACCTGTCGGCCCGAGCCATTGGGCAGGCGAAAACGACCAGGGGGTACCTTCAGTCAATCCGCCAAGGCGACGTGAAGCTGCCGGACGGCCCACTACTGCTCAATCCAACCTCGCTCATGTCCGCTTTCCACCGGGAAGTGATCGAAAAGAAACCGGAACAGTTTAAGATCGCGTGTCTGAATGACATTCGGGACCTGTTCCCCGATAGGAACCCGTTCTATGCTGGCTACGGCAATAGGATTAAC GATGTATGGGCGTACAGGGCTGTTGGCATTCCGACGTCTCGAATTTTCACCATCAATCCAAAGGGAGAGCTGAAGCACGAGCTGACACAAACATTCCAATCAAC